One Nitrososphaerota archaeon genomic region harbors:
- a CDS encoding HAD family hydrolase, with product MPNEYRELSLDGGRAYIRSDSFEQIKSLDAIIFDCDGVLIDARRSYDEAIRRTVQHIFTNLTQTHLPLSIIPKEAIYNLRLSGGFNFDWDTTYVIALALFKSLPKRFQEAFSEATKQIDAEEAIQSLTAVSSKLSGGLPKDYFRENGKRLREALIKLTKSRPDDREIAERQILESAEQEGCAEHLKDFIRFLAYDSEAPRNIISIVFDSYFYGSKFFKELYGFESGLRVKNGLIEKEKLIVAEETLKALEEMLGEGRLGLATGRSSLATKKTLGDLLNYFNSRGMVFLEDLKYKMGGESQIKPYVKPQPYSLLEAASGLGEVKSVLYVGNSSEDYIMTKNANCVKSIFLFAGCYALQNTPSKVIKLFKSAEAAIIIPTVNDLPKVLEYVRGVGGG from the coding sequence TTGCCTAACGAATACCGAGAACTCAGCCTAGATGGGGGCAGAGCATACATCAGATCAGATAGCTTCGAGCAGATCAAGTCGCTAGATGCTATCATATTCGACTGCGACGGCGTGCTGATAGATGCAAGAAGATCCTACGACGAAGCCATCAGGAGAACTGTGCAGCATATCTTCACAAATCTAACACAAACACATCTTCCGCTGAGCATCATACCTAAAGAAGCAATCTACAATCTGAGGCTATCGGGAGGCTTCAACTTCGACTGGGACACAACCTATGTCATAGCGCTCGCGCTCTTCAAGAGCTTACCGAAGCGCTTCCAAGAAGCATTTAGCGAGGCAACAAAGCAGATAGACGCAGAGGAAGCCATACAAAGCCTAACAGCAGTCTCCTCGAAGCTGAGTGGTGGGCTGCCGAAAGACTACTTCAGGGAGAATGGTAAGAGGCTGAGAGAAGCGCTCATAAAACTCACAAAGAGCAGACCAGATGACAGAGAAATAGCTGAAAGACAGATCTTAGAGTCCGCCGAACAAGAGGGGTGCGCCGAGCACCTTAAGGACTTCATAAGATTCTTAGCATACGACTCCGAAGCCCCACGTAACATCATCTCAATAGTCTTCGACTCATACTTCTACGGCTCGAAATTCTTCAAAGAACTTTATGGCTTTGAGAGCGGGCTAAGGGTCAAAAACGGGCTTATCGAGAAGGAGAAGCTGATAGTAGCAGAGGAGACCCTCAAGGCTCTAGAAGAGATGCTTGGAGAAGGTAGGCTAGGTCTAGCCACGGGCAGAAGCTCTTTAGCCACAAAGAAGACGCTGGGCGATCTCCTCAACTACTTTAACAGTAGGGGCATGGTCTTCTTAGAGGATCTTAAGTATAAGATGGGTGGCGAATCACAAATCAAACCATATGTTAAGCCTCAGCCCTACTCTCTGCTAGAGGCTGCTTCTGGATTAGGCGAAGTTAAGTCTGTGCTCTACGTAGGTAACTCTTCCGAAGACTACATAATGACGAAGAACGCAAATTGCGTGAAGAGTATATTTTTGTTCGCAGGCTGCTACGCTCTACAAAACACCCCAAGTAAGGTGATAAAACTCTTTAAGAGCGCTGAAGCAGCTATAATCATACCTACGGTAAACGATCTGCCGAAGGTACTCGAATATGTGAGAGGTGTTGGAGGTGGCTAG
- the hisF gene encoding imidazole glycerol phosphate synthase subunit HisF produces the protein MLSKRIIPCLDVDRGLVVKGVKFKGLRDAGDPVELACKYRDDGADELVFLDITASVEKREILKKLVRDVASNLDIPFTVGGGIRSVEDAREVLCSGADKVTINTAAVEDPTLVTEVSKRFGSQCMVVSIDAKQTNQTPSGYEVYTYGARRPTGLDAVEWAKKVEALGAGEILLTSIDRDGTEDGYEINLTKTVCDAVNIPVIASGGCGKPEHILEVFQKTGADAALAASIFHYNTYPIPEVKKFLRSKGVVVRI, from the coding sequence ATGCTCTCCAAAAGAATCATACCCTGCTTAGATGTGGACCGAGGGCTGGTGGTTAAAGGCGTGAAGTTCAAGGGGTTGAGGGATGCAGGCGACCCTGTCGAATTAGCCTGCAAGTACCGGGATGACGGTGCTGACGAACTCGTCTTCCTCGACATAACAGCCTCGGTAGAGAAACGTGAAATCTTAAAGAAGCTGGTCAGAGATGTTGCGTCAAACCTAGACATACCTTTCACAGTGGGTGGCGGCATAAGAAGCGTAGAGGACGCTAGAGAAGTTCTGTGTAGTGGAGCGGACAAGGTTACGATCAACACAGCAGCCGTAGAAGACCCTACGCTAGTGACCGAGGTCTCAAAACGCTTCGGAAGCCAGTGTATGGTGGTCTCGATAGATGCAAAGCAGACGAACCAGACGCCCTCAGGCTACGAAGTCTACACCTACGGTGCTAGGAGACCCACGGGCTTGGATGCTGTGGAGTGGGCGAAGAAGGTGGAAGCGCTTGGTGCCGGCGAAATACTCCTAACATCCATAGATAGAGACGGCACAGAAGACGGCTACGAAATAAACCTAACCAAAACGGTCTGCGATGCTGTGAACATACCAGTCATAGCGAGTGGAGGATGTGGTAAGCCGGAACACATACTTGAAGTCTTCCAAAAAACGGGCGCAGATGCAGCACTAGCAGCATCCATCTTCCACTACAACACCTACCCCATACCGGAAGTCAAGAAATTTCTTAGATCAAAAGGGGTCGTAGTGAGAATATGA
- the hisA gene encoding 1-(5-phosphoribosyl)-5-[(5-phosphoribosylamino)methylideneamino]imidazole-4-carboxamide isomerase — protein sequence MTFEIIPAVDLMKGCVVRLYRGEASSAKIYNTNPVETAQKWVDEGAETIHIIDLDAALGLGDNTQQIEEIAKSVKAKIQVGGGIRSVAKAENLFKSGVHRIIIGTKAILDKSFIRELLSTYGAERVAVALDYLHDEALIEGWTKKSGVKLQAALDEMVDLGVKYILLTSKERDGTLSGPDYTTIREASKNRSLKILAAGGIESIEHILALKEAGAYACILGRCLYEGTLNLKDAIRAVKGG from the coding sequence ATGACCTTCGAGATCATACCAGCGGTCGATCTGATGAAGGGGTGCGTCGTAAGACTTTATAGAGGCGAAGCCAGCAGCGCAAAGATCTACAACACCAACCCAGTTGAAACTGCGCAGAAATGGGTTGATGAGGGAGCAGAGACCATCCACATAATCGATTTAGACGCAGCACTAGGTCTAGGCGATAACACACAGCAGATAGAGGAGATAGCAAAGAGCGTTAAGGCAAAGATTCAAGTCGGGGGAGGAATAAGAAGCGTCGCCAAAGCCGAGAATCTTTTCAAAAGCGGTGTGCACCGCATAATTATAGGAACAAAAGCAATCCTCGATAAATCGTTCATCCGTGAGCTGCTATCTACCTATGGTGCTGAGCGGGTAGCTGTAGCGTTAGACTACCTACACGATGAAGCCCTCATAGAAGGCTGGACAAAGAAGAGCGGAGTAAAACTCCAAGCAGCTCTAGACGAAATGGTCGATCTTGGTGTCAAATACATACTACTAACATCAAAAGAGAGAGACGGCACCCTATCTGGACCAGACTACACAACCATAAGAGAAGCTTCAAAGAATAGAAGCCTCAAGATCTTGGCAGCCGGAGGCATCGAAAGCATAGAACACATACTAGCCCTGAAAGAGGCTGGGGCATACGCGTGCATACTAGGCAGATGCCTATACGAGGGAACACTTAACCTAAAAGACGCCATAAGAGCAGTAAAGGGTGGTTAA
- the hisH gene encoding imidazole glycerol phosphate synthase subunit HisH — MSFSLIVAILDYGVGNLYSITCALKRLGAEVKLINTVKDGLEADALILPGVGNFTPVAEKLSSERETICDYIEAGRPLLGICLGLQILLEGSEEGDGKGLSLIPGSARRLPKGVKIPHIGWNTLTIVKQHEFVEGVQDGSWVYFVHSYYPSLTDKECVLAETHYGLTFPSIVGRDALIGTQFHPEKSAETGKTLLKNFLKMIKR; from the coding sequence GTGTCCTTTAGCTTGATTGTAGCGATACTGGATTATGGTGTAGGCAATCTATATAGCATAACCTGCGCTCTAAAGAGACTGGGTGCAGAAGTCAAGCTGATAAATACCGTTAAAGACGGCTTAGAGGCAGACGCTTTAATACTGCCTGGTGTAGGTAACTTCACACCTGTAGCAGAGAAGCTTAGCAGCGAAAGAGAGACCATCTGCGACTACATAGAAGCTGGAAGACCTCTGCTCGGTATATGCTTAGGGCTTCAGATTCTTTTAGAGGGGAGTGAAGAGGGTGATGGTAAGGGGTTAAGCCTCATCCCAGGCTCAGCGCGTAGGCTGCCGAAGGGGGTTAAGATCCCACATATAGGTTGGAACACCCTAACGATAGTTAAACAGCATGAGTTCGTAGAGGGTGTTCAAGACGGCTCTTGGGTCTACTTCGTCCACTCCTACTACCCCTCACTTACAGATAAAGAGTGTGTGTTGGCCGAAACACACTACGGGCTAACCTTCCCATCTATCGTGGGCAGAGACGCTTTAATCGGCACACAGTTCCACCCGGAGAAGTCGGCTGAAACAGGCAAGACCCTACTAAAAAACTTCCTCAAGATGATTAAGAGATGA
- the hisI gene encoding phosphoribosyl-AMP cyclohydrolase, producing MKIDEVDFEKCGGLVPVVAQDARSGEILMLAYANKEAVEKTLQTGYAHYYSRSRKKLWMKGEESGNRQKVLKILVDCDADSLIYIVEQIGVACHTGNRSCFYRDLTK from the coding sequence ATGAAGATAGATGAAGTAGACTTCGAAAAATGCGGAGGTCTTGTGCCAGTCGTAGCGCAAGACGCTAGGAGTGGAGAAATACTTATGCTAGCCTATGCAAATAAAGAGGCGGTAGAGAAGACCCTACAGACAGGATACGCGCACTACTACAGCAGATCGAGAAAAAAGCTTTGGATGAAAGGAGAAGAATCCGGAAACAGGCAGAAAGTCCTAAAGATACTGGTTGATTGCGATGCCGACTCTCTGATCTACATAGTTGAGCAGATCGGAGTAGCTTGCCACACAGGCAATAGAAGCTGCTTCTACAGAGATCTCACAAAATAG
- the hisB gene encoding imidazoleglycerol-phosphate dehydratase HisB yields MEVARRATVARETKETTIKASVNLDGKGEAKVVSAIRYLTHMLNTLAHHSLIDIEIEAEGDLTHHTVEDVAICLGSAIRRALGEEPKIKRFGSASAPMDDALASAAVDLGGRRFCVVDLKTTGLCVEDMVVEDIYHFVRSFSDSLQANIHLHIHYGENDHHKVEAAFKALALALREAVEEDPRRKTVPSTKGVL; encoded by the coding sequence TTGGAGGTGGCTAGAAGGGCGACTGTAGCAAGAGAGACCAAAGAAACCACCATCAAAGCATCAGTAAACCTAGACGGCAAAGGTGAAGCAAAGGTAGTGAGCGCCATAAGGTATCTGACACACATGCTCAACACACTAGCCCACCACAGCTTGATAGACATAGAAATAGAGGCAGAAGGAGATCTCACACACCACACAGTGGAAGATGTCGCAATATGCCTAGGCAGCGCCATAAGAAGAGCACTTGGGGAGGAGCCCAAGATCAAGAGGTTCGGCTCAGCCTCAGCACCTATGGATGATGCTTTAGCTTCAGCAGCCGTAGATCTAGGTGGAAGGAGGTTCTGTGTAGTAGACCTTAAAACAACCGGGTTATGTGTTGAAGATATGGTGGTTGAGGATATCTACCACTTCGTAAGATCATTCTCAGACTCCCTCCAAGCCAACATCCACCTACACATACACTACGGCGAAAACGACCACCACAAGGTAGAGGCTGCCTTTAAGGCGCTTGCTTTAGCGCTCAGAGAAGCCGTAGAAGAAGACCCCAGACGCAAAACCGTACCTAGCACGAAAGGTGTCCTTTAG